From the Streptomyces sp. SN-593 genome, the window GCGGTGGACCGGTCCGAGGGCCGTCCGTGAACCGGTCCGTGGACCCGTCCGTGAACCGGCCCGTGGACATCGGTGGGTACGCCGGATCGTGCGGGGGCGCGCCCACCTCGATGGGCATCCTTGCACCTTTAGCACCCTATGCCCCGCTGCCGGACGCCGCGCGCGAACCGGTCAGCGAGGCGTACACCACGACGTTCGCCGAGTACGCCTGGCGGGCGCTGTCGAAGTCGCCGCCGCAGGTGATCAGCCGCAGCTCGGGGCGGTTCGCCGCGTCGGAGCCGTAGACCCGGGTCGCGTCGAAGTGGTCCTTCGGGACCACCTCCACCGCCTCCACCGAGAAGTCCGCGACGGAGTGGTCCGCCCGGGTCACCGCCACCAGCGCGCCCGGTCTGACCGTGCTCAGCGGGAAGAAGACCGCCGGCCCGGTCTCGGTGTCCACGTGGCCGACGATCAGCGCCGCGCCGGCGGCCCCCGGGGTCGGGCCGCCGGTGTACCAGCCGGCCACCTGCGGGGTCGAGTACGGCGGCGGGTCGATCGTGCCGTCGGTCAGGCCGCGCCCGACGAGGTCGGCGTGCAGCCCGATCGAGCCGATGTCGAGCCGGACCGGGTCGGACGCGGGCAGCGGGACATGCGCCGCGTACAGGTGCGGCGGGTGGTCCCGCGCGGCGGCGGCCCGAGGGCCGCCGGCCCCGGCGGTCCCGGTGCCGCCGCCGGAACCCTGGCCGACCAGCCAGGCCGCCAGCAGGAGCAGCCCGACCGCGAGGGCCGTCCACGTCCTGCCGTCGGCCCTGGCCCGGGTGTCGGCCCGTACCGCCCGCGCGTCCGCCCCTTCGGCCATGCCGGGTCAGCCGCGGGCCGTGCCGCGGCGCCGGTAGAGCGCGAGCCCGGCCAGACCGGCCGCCGCGACACCGCCGGTGACCAGCAGCGGGCCGGCGCTGCCGCCGGCTTCGGCCGGACCGGCCGCGAGCTGCTCCGCGCCGGCGTCGCGCACGGCGAGCCGCCGGGCCTCGCCGCCCCCGCCGGCCGGCACCGGGCGGATCGGGTCGGTCGGCGTGAGACCGCCGTCGCTCTCGCTGCTGCCGCCGCTGACGGTGACGGACGCGCTGGCGGAGCTGGAGCCGTCCTCGCAGCGCACCGCGATCGTGTAGGAGCCCTGGACCGCGGTGGACTTGATGAACGCGTCGCCGTCCATGCCGTCGCCGCTGCCGGACGGGGACAGGGTCACGGTGTCGACGAACACGTCGGCGCTGGCCGTCGCGGTCTTCCCGGCCTTGCAGGAGGTCGCGAGGTGGAGGGAGACCACGCCGCCGGGGGCGACGGTGCGCGGCGAGACGTCCATGCCGCCCGCGTCGGACGACGAGCTGCCGGTCGAACTCGACGAACTCGACGAGCTGGACGAACTGCTCGACGAGGAGCTGCCCGACCCTCCCCCGCCGTCGTCGGCGGCAGCCGGCTTCGGCAGTCCGGAGACGCCGCCCACGGCGAGCACGGCGACGGCGCCGGCGGCAGCGACGGCGGGCAGTTTCAGACCAAACATGAGGACCTCCGCTCGGCCGGGAGCGGGGGCCCGCGCCCGGTGCTTACGAAGATTCCGCCGCCCGCCGCCGCCCGCACTCCGGGCGGCGGCCCAGTGGCCCATCAGGGTGATCGTCGGTCTACGGAGCGTAAAGACC encodes:
- a CDS encoding class F sortase, which translates into the protein MAEGADARAVRADTRARADGRTWTALAVGLLLLAAWLVGQGSGGGTGTAGAGGPRAAAARDHPPHLYAAHVPLPASDPVRLDIGSIGLHADLVGRGLTDGTIDPPPYSTPQVAGWYTGGPTPGAAGAALIVGHVDTETGPAVFFPLSTVRPGALVAVTRADHSVADFSVEAVEVVPKDHFDATRVYGSDAANRPELRLITCGGDFDSARQAYSANVVVYASLTGSRAASGSGA